One part of the Streptomyces nigra genome encodes these proteins:
- a CDS encoding MoaD/ThiS family protein — protein MSVTVRIPTILRTYTGGRAEVAAEGATLAEVISDLEKNHTGIAARVLDDQGKLRRFVNVYVNDDDVRFEQGLETATPDGAGVSIIPAVAGG, from the coding sequence ATGAGCGTGACCGTTCGCATCCCGACCATCCTGCGCACCTACACCGGCGGTCGGGCCGAGGTCGCCGCCGAGGGCGCGACCCTGGCCGAGGTCATCTCCGACCTGGAGAAGAACCACACGGGGATCGCCGCCCGTGTGCTGGACGACCAGGGCAAGCTCCGCCGCTTCGTGAACGTGTACGTGAACGACGACGACGTGCGTTTCGAGCAGGGTCTGGAGACCGCCACTCCGGACGGCGCCGGTGTCTCCATCATTCCGGCCGTCGCCGGCGGCTGA
- the thrC gene encoding threonine synthase — translation MAVQTVASSTDSTVDLGPAAALSCRECGHRVPLGPVFACEECFGPLEIAYDFSGYDTEKLRQRIEAGPANIWRYAPLLPVPADVADKPNINPGWTKLVKADNLARELGVTGGLYVKDDSGNPTHSFKDRVVAQALEAARAFGFTTLSCSSTGNLAGAVGAAAARAGLRSCVFIPHDLEQGKVVMAAIYGGELVGIEGNYDDVNRFCSELIGDPAGEGWGFVNVNLRPYYAEGSKTLAYEICEQLGWRLPDQLVVPIASGSQLTKIDKGLQELIKLGLVEDKPYKIFGAQAEGCSPVSTAFKAGHDVVRPQKPDTIAKSLAIGNPADGPYVLDIARRTGGAVEDVTDAEIVQAIKLLARTEGVFAETAGGVTVGVTKKLIESGVLDPTKTTVVLNTGDGLKTLDAVAGTGLTATIRPNLDSFREAGLA, via the coding sequence ATGGCTGTGCAGACTGTTGCAAGCAGCACCGACTCCACCGTAGACCTCGGCCCCGCAGCGGCGCTCTCCTGTCGCGAGTGCGGCCACCGCGTCCCGCTCGGCCCGGTCTTCGCCTGCGAGGAGTGTTTCGGCCCGCTCGAGATCGCCTACGACTTCTCCGGCTACGACACCGAGAAGCTCCGTCAGCGCATCGAGGCGGGCCCCGCGAACATCTGGCGCTACGCGCCCCTGCTGCCCGTCCCGGCCGACGTGGCGGACAAGCCGAACATCAACCCCGGCTGGACCAAGCTCGTCAAGGCCGACAACCTCGCCCGCGAACTGGGCGTCACCGGCGGCCTGTACGTCAAGGACGACTCCGGCAACCCGACGCACAGCTTCAAGGACCGCGTGGTCGCGCAGGCCCTGGAGGCCGCGCGCGCCTTCGGCTTCACCACCCTGTCCTGCTCCTCGACGGGCAACCTGGCCGGCGCCGTGGGCGCCGCCGCGGCCCGCGCCGGCCTCCGCTCGTGCGTGTTCATCCCGCACGACCTGGAGCAGGGCAAGGTCGTCATGGCCGCGATCTACGGCGGCGAGCTTGTCGGCATCGAGGGCAACTACGACGACGTGAACCGTTTCTGCTCCGAGCTGATCGGCGACCCGGCCGGTGAGGGCTGGGGCTTCGTGAACGTCAACCTGCGGCCGTACTACGCCGAGGGCTCCAAGACGCTCGCGTACGAGATCTGCGAGCAGCTCGGCTGGCGCCTGCCGGACCAGCTGGTCGTCCCGATCGCCTCCGGCTCCCAGCTCACCAAGATCGACAAGGGCCTCCAGGAGCTGATCAAGCTCGGGCTGGTCGAGGACAAGCCGTACAAGATCTTCGGTGCCCAGGCCGAGGGCTGCTCGCCGGTGTCCACCGCCTTCAAGGCGGGGCACGACGTGGTCCGCCCGCAGAAGCCGGACACCATCGCCAAGTCGCTCGCCATCGGCAACCCGGCCGACGGCCCCTACGTCCTGGACATCGCGCGCCGCACGGGCGGTGCGGTGGAGGACGTGACGGACGCCGAGATCGTGCAGGCGATCAAGCTGCTCGCGCGCACGGAGGGCGTCTTCGCCGAGACCGCGGGCGGTGTGACGGTGGGCGTCACGAAGAAGCTCATCGAGAGCGGGGTGCTCGACCCCACCAAGACCACGGTCGTCCTGAACACCGGTGACGGCCTGAAGACGCTGGACGCGGTGGCGGGTACGGGCCTCACCGCGACGATTCGTCCCAACCTTGACTCCTTCCGAGAGGCTGGCCTCGCATGA
- a CDS encoding glucosyl-3-phosphoglycerate synthase translates to MLEEVERWLISRSWSLADRPLHHVLAAKQRSGQSVSVVLPALNEEETVGDIVAIIAHDLVHQVPLVDEIVVVDSGSTDRTAEVAAAAGARVVHRDDILPRVPAVPGKGEVLWRSLLVTGGDIVCFVDADLREFSSDFVLGIVGPLLTDPGVDLVKAMYDRPLGGASGQGGRVTELMARPLLNMHWPQLAGFVQPLGGEYAARRSLLEQLPFPVGYGVELGMLVDALHLVGLDALAQVDVGVRKHRHQDGQALGRMSAAIYRTAQLRLARGHLVRPALTQFERGADGFEPRTYSVDTEERPPMVEIAEYATRRVA, encoded by the coding sequence GTGCTGGAAGAAGTCGAGCGCTGGCTGATCAGCCGCTCCTGGTCCCTGGCCGACCGCCCGCTGCACCATGTCCTGGCCGCCAAGCAGCGCAGCGGCCAGTCGGTGTCGGTCGTCCTGCCCGCGCTCAACGAGGAGGAGACGGTCGGCGACATCGTCGCGATCATCGCCCACGACCTGGTGCACCAGGTGCCGCTGGTCGACGAGATCGTCGTCGTCGACTCCGGGTCCACCGACCGCACCGCCGAGGTCGCCGCGGCGGCCGGCGCGCGGGTCGTGCACCGCGACGACATCCTGCCCCGCGTCCCGGCCGTGCCCGGCAAGGGCGAGGTGCTGTGGCGGTCGCTGCTGGTCACGGGCGGGGACATCGTCTGCTTCGTCGACGCCGACCTGCGCGAGTTCTCCTCGGACTTCGTCCTCGGCATCGTCGGGCCGCTGCTCACCGACCCCGGGGTCGACCTGGTCAAGGCGATGTACGACCGCCCGCTCGGCGGCGCCTCCGGGCAGGGCGGCCGCGTCACCGAACTGATGGCCCGCCCGCTGCTGAACATGCACTGGCCGCAGCTGGCCGGATTCGTACAGCCCCTCGGCGGCGAGTACGCGGCCCGGCGCAGCCTGCTTGAGCAGCTGCCCTTCCCGGTCGGGTACGGCGTCGAGCTGGGCATGCTGGTGGACGCCCTGCATCTGGTGGGACTGGACGCTCTCGCGCAGGTGGACGTGGGGGTGCGCAAGCACCGGCACCAGGACGGGCAGGCGCTGGGCCGGATGTCCGCGGCGATCTACCGCACCGCCCAGCTGCGGCTGGCGCGCGGGCATCTGGTGCGTCCGGCGCTGACCCAGTTCGAGCGCGGCGCCGACGGTTTCGAGCCTCGGACGTACTCGGTGGACACCGAGGAGCGCCCGCCGATGGTGGAGATCGCGGAGTACGCGACGCGCAGGGTCGCGTGA
- a CDS encoding alpha,alpha-trehalose-phosphate synthase (UDP-forming), with translation MASPQTAAKVLVASNRGPVSYEVRDDGSLHSKRGGGGMVSGLSAIGPDAGALWVCSALSDGDREAVRRGAGEDGVLMLDIPADVHADAYNGIANSVLWFVHHMLYQTPLEPVFDAEFRRQWASYETYNRAFAEALAERAAPGAAVLVQDYHLTLVPGMLRELRPDVRIGHFSHTPWAPPEYFAMLPDDIARQVLGGMLGADRLGFLTRRWADAFEACCERFAGGLGGTRIGVHGLGADADFLRARSHESDVSERMTALREEIGTAPDGSPRRTVVRVDRTELSKNIVRGLLAYRQLLDDHAEWRERVVHVAFAYPSRQDLAVYRDYTAEVQRVAQEINDAYGTPGWTPVVLHVKDDFARSLAAYRLADVALVNPIRDGMNLVAKEVPLVSDEGCVLVLSREAGAFEELGEDALPVNPYDVIATAEALHEALSVPPAERAERSKRLAAAATALPPARWFLDQLNALTGDGAA, from the coding sequence ATGGCTTCCCCGCAGACTGCTGCCAAGGTACTGGTCGCCTCGAACCGCGGCCCGGTCTCCTACGAGGTGCGCGACGACGGTTCGCTGCACAGCAAGAGGGGCGGCGGCGGAATGGTCTCCGGGCTGTCGGCGATCGGGCCGGACGCGGGCGCCCTGTGGGTGTGCTCGGCGCTGTCCGACGGCGACCGGGAGGCGGTGCGCCGCGGGGCCGGCGAGGACGGCGTGCTGATGCTGGACATCCCGGCGGACGTGCACGCGGACGCGTACAACGGCATCGCGAACTCGGTCCTGTGGTTCGTGCACCACATGCTCTACCAGACCCCGCTGGAGCCGGTCTTCGACGCGGAGTTCCGGCGCCAGTGGGCCTCGTACGAGACCTACAACCGCGCCTTCGCCGAGGCGCTGGCCGAGCGGGCGGCCCCCGGGGCGGCCGTGCTGGTCCAGGACTACCACCTGACGCTGGTGCCGGGGATGCTGCGCGAACTGCGCCCGGACGTGCGGATCGGGCACTTCTCGCACACGCCGTGGGCGCCGCCGGAGTACTTCGCGATGCTGCCCGACGACATCGCCCGGCAGGTCCTCGGCGGGATGCTCGGCGCGGACCGGCTCGGCTTCCTCACCCGGCGCTGGGCGGACGCCTTCGAGGCGTGCTGCGAGCGGTTCGCCGGCGGGCTCGGCGGCACCCGGATCGGGGTGCACGGGCTGGGCGCGGACGCGGACTTCCTGCGGGCCCGCTCGCACGAGTCCGACGTGTCCGAGCGGATGACGGCGCTGCGCGAGGAGATCGGCACCGCCCCCGACGGCTCGCCCCGCCGCACCGTCGTGCGCGTCGACCGCACCGAGCTGTCCAAGAACATCGTGCGCGGCCTGCTGGCGTACCGGCAGCTGCTCGACGACCACGCCGAGTGGCGCGAGCGCGTGGTGCACGTGGCCTTCGCCTACCCCTCGCGGCAGGACCTCGCCGTCTACCGCGACTACACGGCCGAGGTGCAGCGGGTCGCCCAGGAGATCAACGACGCCTATGGGACGCCCGGCTGGACGCCGGTCGTCCTGCACGTCAAGGACGACTTCGCCCGCTCCCTGGCCGCCTACCGGCTGGCGGACGTGGCCCTGGTCAACCCCATCCGGGACGGAATGAACCTGGTCGCCAAGGAGGTGCCGCTCGTCTCCGACGAGGGGTGCGTCCTGGTCCTGTCCCGTGAGGCCGGCGCTTTCGAGGAGCTCGGCGAGGACGCCCTCCCCGTCAACCCGTACGACGTGATCGCCACGGCCGAGGCGCTGCACGAGGCCCTGTCGGTGCCCCCGGCGGAGCGGGCGGAGCGCTCCAAGCGCCTGGCGGCCGCGGCGACGGCCCTGCCCCCCGCCCGGTGGTTCCTGGACCAGCTGAACGCGTTGACGGGGGACGGGGCGGCCTGA
- the otsB gene encoding trehalose-phosphatase: protein MARHNDPNDPTPSAPASGAALPEPTTGPGRDGLAALLARPARALVALDFDGTLAPIVPDPEKARAHPEAVPALARLAPEVAAVAVITGRPAEVAVHHGGFAGVPGLEHLVVLGHYGAERWDAASGELSAPDPHPGVAAARAALPALLAEHEDGTWIEDKGHAVAVHTRRAADPQGTFDALRGPLTDLAERNGLIVEPGRMVLELRPPGMDKGKALSDLAHDLGAEAVLYAGDDLGDLPAYAAVDDLRAKGVPGLLVCSGSEEVTELSERADVVVPGPEGVVALLRTLADRTKTDRTPTT, encoded by the coding sequence ATGGCCCGTCACAACGATCCGAACGACCCGACCCCGTCCGCCCCCGCGTCCGGCGCGGCCCTCCCGGAGCCCACCACCGGCCCCGGCCGGGACGGGCTGGCCGCGCTGCTCGCCCGGCCCGCCCGCGCCCTGGTCGCCCTGGACTTCGACGGAACCCTCGCGCCGATCGTGCCCGACCCGGAGAAGGCGCGCGCCCACCCGGAGGCGGTGCCCGCGCTCGCCCGGCTCGCACCCGAGGTCGCCGCCGTGGCCGTGATCACCGGCCGGCCCGCCGAGGTGGCCGTGCACCACGGCGGCTTCGCCGGGGTCCCGGGCCTGGAGCACCTGGTGGTGCTCGGGCACTACGGCGCCGAGCGCTGGGACGCCGCGAGCGGTGAGCTGTCCGCACCCGACCCGCACCCCGGGGTCGCGGCCGCACGCGCCGCCCTGCCCGCCCTGCTGGCGGAGCACGAGGACGGCACCTGGATCGAGGACAAGGGGCACGCGGTCGCCGTGCACACGCGCCGCGCCGCCGATCCGCAGGGCACCTTCGACGCCCTGCGCGGCCCGCTCACCGACCTGGCCGAGCGCAACGGCCTCATCGTCGAACCGGGCCGGATGGTCCTCGAACTGCGCCCGCCCGGCATGGACAAGGGCAAGGCCCTGAGCGACCTCGCCCACGACCTCGGCGCCGAGGCGGTCCTGTACGCCGGAGACGACCTCGGCGACCTGCCCGCCTACGCCGCCGTCGACGACCTGCGGGCCAAGGGCGTCCCCGGCCTCCTGGTCTGCAGCGGCAGCGAGGAGGTCACGGAACTCTCCGAGCGGGCGGACGTGGTGGTCCCGGGCCCCGAGGGCGTGGTCGCACTCCTGCGCACCCTCGCGGACCGCACGAAGACGGACCGCACGCCCACAACCTGA
- a CDS encoding DUF3263 domain-containing protein: MDQQQERPEPALADRERAVLALERRGFPGPGAKERAIREELGLAPVRYYQLLNALLDDPRALAHDPVTVNRLRRVRDARRSER, encoded by the coding sequence ATGGACCAGCAGCAGGAACGGCCCGAGCCGGCCCTCGCCGACCGCGAACGGGCAGTGCTCGCCCTGGAGCGCCGGGGCTTTCCCGGCCCCGGCGCCAAGGAGCGCGCCATACGCGAGGAGCTGGGCCTGGCGCCGGTGCGCTACTACCAGCTGCTCAACGCCCTGCTGGACGACCCGAGGGCCCTGGCCCACGACCCGGTGACGGTGAACCGGCTGCGCCGGGTGCGCGACGCGAGGCGGTCCGAGCGCTGA